A single window of Natrinema sp. CBA1119 DNA harbors:
- a CDS encoding phage integrase SAM-like domain-containing protein: MIGDDKDEAEDDYPNQWTSPGYTDLTDRDDEIAAYMENRKRSVRRKTWRQSGTALRHFAEFIDERGIKPGDFNDDDAEDFINWLEAKDSIKDSTVKSYAGSVAHFYDYAMRRQRSETYSDINYNAIALVLEDRTWNDDRTTERRDLSLKQMREAILSVNHPLLLCILMLLIKTGMRASELANLDMRDINLDHHWFKEHFPECRKNLEDRPDTLYIAPRSEIEVGDVVNGEERKDPNKRARGTYVPIDKETKAVILLWLAIRPPSRSPAEPLLTLTVPGSSTIPGDRLRADYIWDQVSDWAEAQGWWDADATLESNVSPHYFRHFFRTVFGARTDDQLLVKYFRGDKGDAMEDYMHYWESHVREPYLQAIYKIF, translated from the coding sequence ATGATAGGGGACGACAAAGACGAAGCCGAAGACGACTACCCGAACCAGTGGACGTCCCCCGGCTACACCGACTTGACCGACCGCGACGATGAGATCGCCGCCTACATGGAGAACCGAAAGAGGTCGGTACGCAGAAAGACTTGGCGACAGAGCGGCACCGCGCTCAGGCACTTCGCCGAGTTCATTGATGAACGCGGGATCAAGCCCGGTGACTTCAACGATGACGACGCCGAGGACTTCATCAACTGGCTCGAAGCGAAAGACAGCATCAAGGATTCAACGGTGAAAAGCTACGCCGGCAGCGTCGCGCACTTCTACGACTACGCGATGCGCCGCCAGCGGAGTGAGACCTACAGCGACATCAACTACAACGCGATCGCGCTCGTGCTGGAAGACCGAACGTGGAACGACGATCGAACCACGGAACGGCGGGATCTCTCACTGAAACAGATGCGAGAAGCCATCCTCTCGGTCAACCATCCGCTGCTGCTGTGCATCCTAATGCTGTTGATCAAGACCGGGATGCGAGCCTCGGAACTCGCCAACCTCGACATGCGCGACATCAACCTCGATCACCACTGGTTCAAAGAGCACTTCCCAGAGTGCCGCAAGAACCTCGAAGACAGGCCCGATACCCTGTACATCGCGCCGCGATCCGAGATCGAAGTCGGCGACGTCGTGAACGGCGAAGAGCGGAAGGATCCGAACAAACGAGCCCGCGGAACATACGTCCCGATCGACAAGGAGACCAAAGCCGTGATCCTACTGTGGCTGGCGATCCGGCCGCCGTCACGATCGCCCGCCGAACCGCTGCTGACGTTGACCGTCCCAGGTAGCTCAACAATCCCAGGTGACCGGCTCCGAGCCGACTACATCTGGGATCAGGTGAGCGACTGGGCCGAAGCACAGGGCTGGTGGGACGCCGACGCAACGCTCGAAAGCAACGTCTCACCCCACTACTTCAGGCACTTCTTCAGGACCGTGTTCGGCGCTCGAACGGACGATCAACTGCTGGTCAAGTACTTCCGCGGTGACAAAGGCG